From Methanobacterium congolense, one genomic window encodes:
- the mvhA gene encoding F420-non-reducing hydrogenase subunit MvhA: MVKLTMEPVTRIEGHAKITVQLDDAGNVEETRLHVMEFRGFEKFLQGRPVEEAPRIVPRICGICDVQHHLAAAKAADQCYGFKDDEILPAAYKMRELMNWGSFMHSHALSFYFLSAPDFIAGKDHKTRNVFQIIKDAPELALQAIELRRNALDIVKAVGGRPIHPTSSTPGGISTELDEETQADLLKKAQRNVELAEATLETAKPIFQENIDLVKDLGYVETYHCGLVNNGVWDVYNGDVRMKDKEGNLYAEFGSEKYLDYMAEHVKPYSWLKFPYIKDLGYPEGVYRVAPLSRLNVADKMPTPKANDYLKEFRDNFGYAQEPLLFHWARLIELVAAAECAADALEGDLSGQKFPDAIERQAGEGVGIVEAARGTLTHHYQTDENGLITKANIVVATIQNNPAMEMGIQKVAKDYIKPGVEVDDKIFNLMEMVIRAYDPCLSCATHTIDTQMRLATVEVYDSEGHLINKI, from the coding sequence ATGGTTAAATTAACAATGGAACCTGTGACAAGGATTGAAGGTCACGCAAAAATCACAGTACAGCTCGACGATGCAGGAAACGTTGAAGAAACCAGACTCCACGTTATGGAATTCCGTGGATTCGAAAAATTCCTGCAGGGAAGACCAGTAGAAGAAGCACCAAGGATCGTACCAAGGATATGTGGTATCTGTGACGTACAGCACCACCTTGCAGCTGCAAAAGCAGCAGATCAGTGTTACGGCTTTAAAGATGATGAAATCTTACCAGCTGCATACAAAATGAGGGAACTGATGAACTGGGGTTCATTCATGCACTCCCACGCACTCAGCTTCTACTTCCTATCCGCACCTGACTTCATAGCAGGAAAGGATCACAAAACAAGGAACGTCTTCCAGATCATAAAAGACGCACCTGAACTTGCCTTACAGGCAATAGAACTCAGGAGAAACGCTTTAGACATAGTCAAAGCAGTCGGTGGAAGGCCAATTCACCCAACATCCTCAACACCTGGTGGTATCTCCACAGAACTCGATGAAGAAACCCAGGCAGACCTCCTCAAAAAGGCACAGAGGAACGTTGAACTGGCTGAAGCAACACTCGAAACAGCAAAACCAATTTTCCAGGAAAACATAGACCTTGTTAAAGACTTAGGTTACGTTGAAACATACCACTGCGGTCTCGTTAACAACGGTGTATGGGACGTCTACAACGGTGACGTTAGGATGAAGGACAAAGAGGGTAATCTTTACGCTGAATTCGGAAGCGAAAAATACCTCGACTACATGGCAGAACATGTTAAACCATACTCCTGGCTCAAATTCCCATACATAAAAGACTTAGGATACCCAGAAGGTGTCTACAGGGTTGCTCCATTATCAAGGCTCAACGTTGCAGACAAAATGCCAACACCAAAGGCAAACGACTACCTGAAAGAATTCAGGGACAACTTCGGATACGCACAGGAACCATTACTGTTCCACTGGGCAAGACTCATAGAACTTGTTGCAGCTGCAGAATGTGCTGCTGACGCATTAGAAGGAGATCTATCCGGACAGAAATTCCCAGATGCAATCGAAAGACAGGCTGGTGAAGGTGTAGGTATAGTGGAAGCAGCAAGGGGAACATTAACCCACCACTACCAGACCGATGAGAATGGATTAATAACCAAAGCAAACATAGTTGTCGCAACAATCCAGAACAACCCTGCAATGGAAATGGGTATTCAGAAAGTTGCAAAAGACTACATAAAACCAGGAGTAGAGGTAGACGACAAAATCTTCAACTTAATGGAGATGGTGATAAGGGCATACGACCCATGTCTATCCTGCGCAACTCACACAATCGACACACAGATGAGACTCGCAACAGTAGAAGTATACGACAGTGAGGGACACCTCATTAATAAAATCTAA
- a CDS encoding NADH-quinone oxidoreductase subunit B family protein yields the protein MAEKAKIATMWLGGCSGCHLSIADLHESLLDVLELAEFEFSPVLMDVKYDEVPDDIDVLIVEGGIRNEENRELAEMLREKAKFVISYGTCAAYGGIPGLGNLSTTEELIEEAYINSPSTYNDEGVIPSEDVPHLESRVRPLAEAIDVDLTLPGCPPRSDVVAEIVLALLKGEEISIPTTNLCEVCPREKPPEGMAMDKIVRQFELGKPEEELCLVPQGLVCMGPATMSLCGAECPSIGIPCRGCYGPTGKVIDQGAKMISAIGSDFGVEEDKTVDPEEVANELDDIVGTFYTFTLPAALIPMKMQKEGK from the coding sequence ATGGCAGAAAAAGCTAAAATAGCAACAATGTGGCTGGGCGGATGTTCCGGCTGTCACCTATCTATTGCTGACTTACACGAGTCACTCTTAGATGTGTTAGAGCTGGCAGAATTCGAGTTCAGCCCAGTACTCATGGATGTAAAGTACGACGAAGTTCCAGACGACATCGACGTTTTAATAGTAGAAGGTGGAATCCGTAACGAAGAAAACCGTGAACTTGCTGAAATGTTAAGGGAAAAAGCAAAATTCGTTATATCATACGGTACATGTGCTGCTTACGGAGGAATTCCAGGACTTGGAAACCTTTCCACAACTGAAGAACTCATAGAAGAAGCTTACATAAACTCACCAAGTACATACAACGATGAAGGAGTAATCCCTTCAGAAGATGTGCCACACCTTGAAAGCAGGGTAAGACCACTTGCAGAAGCAATAGACGTGGATTTAACTTTACCAGGATGCCCACCAAGGTCAGATGTAGTAGCTGAAATAGTTTTAGCACTACTCAAAGGTGAAGAAATATCAATACCAACAACAAACCTTTGTGAAGTATGTCCAAGAGAAAAGCCACCAGAAGGAATGGCTATGGACAAAATAGTAAGGCAGTTCGAACTGGGTAAACCAGAAGAAGAACTTTGTCTCGTACCACAGGGACTGGTATGTATGGGACCTGCAACAATGTCATTATGCGGAGCAGAATGTCCTTCAATAGGTATCCCGTGCAGAGGATGCTACGGACCAACCGGAAAAGTCATTGATCAGGGCGCAAAAATGATAAGTGCTATAGGGTCTGACTTTGGTGTTGAAGAAGACAAAACCGTTGACCCAGAAGAAGTTGCAAACGAGTTAGATGATATAGTAGGTACATTCTATACATTCACACTCCCAGCTGCATTAATACCAATGAAGATGCAAAAGGAGGGAAAATAA
- a CDS encoding hydrogenase iron-sulfur subunit: MAEDDVKIVMFCCNWCSYGGADTAGTARMQYPPNIRVIRVMCSGRIEPQFVFKAFKEGADGVLVAGCHMGDCHYDAGNYKLDRRMRLIYKLADDLGIGRERIHHDWISASEGEKFAKTVTMMVNRIKGLGKSPLKEQLAAEA, encoded by the coding sequence ATGGCTGAGGATGATGTAAAAATCGTTATGTTTTGTTGTAACTGGTGCTCCTACGGAGGAGCAGACACTGCTGGTACTGCAAGGATGCAATATCCTCCAAATATTCGAGTAATCAGAGTTATGTGCTCTGGACGAATAGAACCACAGTTTGTTTTTAAAGCATTTAAAGAAGGAGCAGATGGTGTTTTAGTAGCAGGATGCCACATGGGTGACTGTCACTACGACGCAGGAAACTACAAGTTAGACAGAAGAATGAGATTGATCTACAAACTCGCAGATGACCTTGGAATCGGAAGGGAAAGAATACACCACGACTGGATTTCAGCATCTGAAGGAGAAAAATTCGCAAAAACCGTTACAATGATGGTAAACCGCATAAAGGGACTTGGAAAGTCCCCACTGAAGGAACAGTTAGCGGCTGAAGCATAA
- the sufC gene encoding Fe-S cluster assembly ATPase SufC — protein sequence MLLEITDLAVEVNGKEILKDIDLYIEKGETHVLLGPNGTGKSTLFMSILGFPKYNVTRGEIIFKGEDITNLTTTERVELGVGVSFQNPPAIRGVRLKDLLRLESRKHGIEADEDELDPETMTLARTLKFDEKFLERDVNLGFSGGEVKRSEILQLLAQKPDFIMFDEPDSGVDIENVELLASEINTLLDKDKKPGLRQKSGLLITHLGYILNFVGANRAHVLMDGRIACSGDPNEILDDIRKEGFKGCVKCCETH from the coding sequence CTGCTGCTTGAAATAACCGATCTAGCGGTTGAAGTTAATGGAAAAGAAATTTTAAAAGATATAGATTTGTATATCGAGAAAGGAGAAACCCACGTCCTTTTAGGACCAAACGGAACCGGTAAAAGTACTCTGTTCATGAGCATCCTTGGATTTCCTAAGTACAACGTGACGCGAGGTGAGATCATTTTCAAGGGGGAAGACATAACCAACCTCACAACAACCGAACGTGTTGAGCTCGGTGTTGGTGTGAGCTTCCAGAACCCTCCTGCAATAAGGGGTGTCAGACTCAAAGACCTCTTAAGACTTGAAAGCCGTAAACATGGAATTGAGGCAGATGAAGATGAACTGGATCCCGAAACAATGACCCTTGCAAGAACACTCAAATTCGATGAGAAATTCCTTGAACGTGACGTGAACCTTGGATTTTCAGGTGGAGAAGTTAAAAGATCAGAGATACTTCAGCTTCTTGCACAGAAACCAGACTTCATAATGTTCGATGAACCAGACTCAGGTGTGGACATCGAAAACGTGGAGCTTCTTGCAAGTGAGATAAACACTCTACTTGATAAGGATAAGAAACCTGGTCTTCGACAGAAATCAGGTCTTTTGATAACTCACCTTGGTTACATTCTGAACTTCGTTGGTGCCAACAGGGCACACGTTCTCATGGATGGTAGAATAGCATGTTCAGGAGACCCAAACGAGATACTTGATGACATAAGGAAAGAAGGATTTAAAGGGTGTGTGAAATGTTGCGAAACACATTAG
- a CDS encoding SufB/SufD family protein, with the protein MLRNTLERAEKAKKKKAALGEDVNIEEFEMENPEEHEEIDSLEDLPKKAQETLLKVGVEPSGEGRSGSFLQMDQSNVCTNCQSESVELMGMKQALDKYDWLQDYMWKAVQVDTDKYTAQTALGETSGYFIRSLPGSKEVFPIQACMFIGDENVAQTAHNIIIAEENSELHIITGCSTGSDVLSAMHVGVSEFYLKKGAKITFTMVHNWAEQVEVRPRTGIIMGDDSTYISNYILTSPVRTIQAYPTAYCQGENSKVLFQSILSGKKDSVLDQGSRAILTGKNSSAEMVTRAVSNDESQIYTRGHLAGRSPDVKGHLECMGLVLSDDSMIYSVPELEGAATDMELSHEAAVGKIAEEEVLYLMSRGLTEEEAASMIVRGFLSMDITGLPPELASETKKMIDLSVKGM; encoded by the coding sequence ATGTTGCGAAACACATTAGAACGTGCAGAGAAGGCTAAGAAGAAGAAAGCTGCCCTTGGAGAAGACGTGAACATCGAAGAATTTGAGATGGAAAATCCAGAGGAACACGAAGAAATTGACTCCCTTGAAGACCTTCCAAAGAAGGCCCAGGAAACCCTTCTGAAGGTTGGTGTTGAACCATCAGGTGAGGGAAGAAGTGGTTCATTCCTCCAGATGGATCAGTCCAACGTCTGCACGAACTGTCAGTCTGAATCAGTTGAACTCATGGGAATGAAACAGGCCCTTGACAAGTACGACTGGCTCCAGGATTACATGTGGAAGGCTGTGCAGGTTGATACAGACAAATACACAGCACAAACAGCACTTGGAGAAACAAGTGGATACTTCATCAGGTCGTTACCTGGATCCAAGGAAGTGTTCCCAATCCAGGCTTGCATGTTCATAGGTGATGAGAACGTTGCACAAACTGCCCACAACATCATCATAGCCGAGGAAAATTCAGAGCTGCACATCATAACAGGATGTTCAACAGGTTCAGATGTTCTGTCTGCAATGCACGTTGGTGTTTCAGAGTTCTACCTCAAGAAGGGAGCTAAGATCACCTTCACAATGGTGCACAACTGGGCAGAGCAGGTGGAGGTCAGACCACGTACAGGTATCATCATGGGCGATGACTCAACCTACATCTCAAATTACATATTAACAAGTCCAGTTCGAACCATACAAGCTTATCCAACAGCTTATTGCCAGGGAGAAAACTCAAAGGTACTCTTCCAGTCCATACTCAGTGGTAAGAAAGATTCTGTACTTGATCAGGGGTCCAGGGCCATCTTGACAGGTAAAAATTCAAGTGCTGAGATGGTTACCCGTGCAGTTTCCAATGATGAGTCCCAAATATACACAAGGGGACATCTTGCAGGAAGATCTCCTGATGTTAAAGGCCATTTAGAGTGCATGGGACTGGTTTTATCAGATGATTCAATGATTTACTCAGTTCCAGAGCTTGAAGGTGCTGCAACAGACATGGAACTTTCTCACGAAGCAGCTGTTGGTAAAATAGCTGAAGAAGAAGTTTTATATCTAATGTCTAGAGGTTTAACTGAAGAAGAAGCAGCTTCCATGATTGTCAGGGGATTCTTGAGCATGGACATAACTGGTCTGCCACCGGAACTTGCATCTGAAACCAAGAAGATGATAGACCTTAGTGTGAAGGGAATGTAA
- the fae gene encoding formaldehyde-activating enzyme, translating into MYINGEALVGDGNEVAHIDLLIGDKEGPIGQAFANALVNQVERHTPLFAVVAPNLMCKPVTMLLPKVSIKDLDDATRIFGPAQKAVAMAVSDCVEDGTIMKEMVEDICILCGVFIHPQAEDPDKIYQYNYEATKLAIKRAFVDEPPIDEILAKKDSLKHPFYK; encoded by the coding sequence ATGTATATAAATGGTGAAGCCCTTGTTGGGGATGGAAACGAAGTTGCACATATAGATCTGTTAATAGGAGACAAAGAAGGTCCAATAGGCCAGGCATTTGCAAATGCACTTGTTAATCAAGTGGAAAGACACACACCACTTTTTGCTGTTGTTGCACCGAACCTCATGTGCAAGCCAGTGACCATGCTCCTTCCAAAGGTCAGTATAAAGGATCTTGACGATGCAACCAGGATATTCGGCCCAGCCCAGAAAGCCGTTGCAATGGCAGTTTCAGACTGTGTGGAAGATGGAACAATTATGAAGGAAATGGTTGAGGACATCTGTATCTTATGTGGAGTTTTCATCCATCCACAAGCAGAGGATCCCGACAAGATATACCAGTACAACTACGAAGCAACAAAACTTGCAATCAAACGCGCTTTTGTTGATGAACCGCCAATAGATGAGATACTGGCTAAAAAAGATTCATTGAAACATCCATTCTATAAATAA
- a CDS encoding PRC-barrel domain-containing protein: protein MVVEERKLIKGEEKVWSEIRGYQVATNNARILGDLEELLINGKTGKITDVVIKVEKGRNVNVKGAKKKGDNLLVPFGKVEKVGEFIIISE, encoded by the coding sequence ATGGTTGTTGAAGAGAGGAAACTCATAAAAGGGGAAGAGAAGGTATGGAGTGAAATCAGGGGTTACCAGGTTGCAACGAACAATGCAAGGATACTTGGAGATCTTGAAGAACTCTTAATAAACGGTAAAACCGGTAAAATAACTGATGTTGTCATAAAAGTGGAAAAAGGTCGTAATGTCAACGTTAAAGGTGCAAAGAAAAAAGGAGATAATCTTTTAGTGCCTTTTGGTAAGGTTGAGAAGGTAGGAGAGTTCATAATAATATCTGAATAA
- a CDS encoding NTP transferase domain-containing protein, with amino-acid sequence MITALIMAGGKGSRMELEGEKPLIKVSGKPMIQYVIEAARNSKKLDRIIVATSPNTPETSKFVHKMGVEVFKTPGDGYVEDLVFFISKTHPEDESEVIVTLSSDLPFINGETIDEVLVEYERSGKPAMCVAVPLKIFRDNGLKPSIIMGDVVPSGLNILRSTDKQQDEEVLILGKVELALNINSCSDITVSEKLLKQTHR; translated from the coding sequence TTGATAACAGCTTTGATAATGGCCGGTGGAAAAGGCAGTAGAATGGAACTTGAAGGTGAAAAACCACTCATAAAAGTTTCAGGAAAACCAATGATTCAATACGTGATCGAAGCTGCACGAAACTCCAAAAAACTGGACAGGATCATTGTTGCAACCAGTCCAAACACACCAGAAACCTCTAAATTTGTTCATAAAATGGGTGTTGAGGTTTTCAAAACACCTGGAGATGGTTACGTTGAGGACCTTGTATTTTTCATATCAAAAACTCATCCTGAAGATGAATCTGAGGTTATAGTTACACTATCATCGGATTTACCCTTTATTAATGGTGAAACCATTGATGAAGTACTCGTGGAGTATGAACGATCTGGTAAACCTGCAATGTGTGTTGCAGTCCCACTTAAGATTTTCAGGGACAATGGTCTAAAACCCAGTATAATAATGGGAGATGTGGTTCCATCGGGATTAAATATATTAAGAAGTACCGACAAGCAACAAGATGAGGAAGTTCTTATATTGGGGAAGGTTGAGTTGGCCTTAAATATTAATAGCTGTAGTGACATAACAGTTTCAGAGAAACTTTTAAAGCAAACTCATAGATGA